CACTGCCAATGCCAATATTTTTTATAAAGAAAACAGTATCAACTTCGATCCGGAAAGAATAACGAAGCTCAGCCTCAATACGGTGAACTTTAATCTGCAGCAGGTTTTCGACCTGGATGCGAAATCGCAGCTGGAGCTAAGTGGGTTTTATAACTCTCCGGGACTTAGTGGCGGCTTCCGTCGTACAGGCAATGTATGGCAGATGAATATCGGGCTCCAGAGAAAAGTACTGCACGACAAGGGAACGGTCAGAATTGGTATCAGTGATGTGTTTCAGACTTTCCGGTGGTATAGTATCCGCGTATTTGACGGTATGTATTACCGTAGTAACGGGTACCAGGATTCCAGGCAGCTTAAACTGGGTTTCAGTTACAGATTTGGTAACCTGAAGATTGGGGCCAGAGAACGTAACTCAGGGTTGGAGAATGAATCCAGAAGAGTGAAATAGGGCAGGGATCTGCCTGAAAAAAAATTTAAAAAAGGAGGGGTGTATCAGGAATGATGCGCCCCTTTTTAATTACCAACTATTCTATTTTATCCTAAATCAGTATGTTCAATAATTAGTTTGGATTGCTCCCGGGCTATAACGGATGAATAATGTTTTGCCAGCGAATGATATACCACGAGTTCATGCAGGCGCTGATTGGCCACAAAAAACCTGTTTAGCTGCATATGTACCAGGTCACCGATAATCCGCTGTAGTTTCTGTTCTTTTAATGACTGTGGATCGCTGCAGATAATCCTGATCTCTGTACAGAGCGGGTCCAAAGCCTGTCGTTGTTCCTTGAAATTGTTATAGATCACATCTGCCAGTGGGAAGTCGCTGGCGCTTTCGTCCAGTATTCCTGCTATGGCTGCTCTGTGTTTACGGTATTTTTCGTTTAGCTGTACCTGGAAAGTATGGTCTCCATTGAATTCCCGGAAGAATGATTCCTGGAGAGTTGTTAGCAGGTGCTGTTTTTGCAGGTTCGTTAACCCGAAGGCCTCCAGCAGTACTGCCACTGATTTCACTGCAAAAATCCATCTGTAGAATTCCTGGTTGCCACTTTGCACGTGTGGTAATAATTCCAGTACCAGTTCACTGTTTACATGAAAAATGCTTTCGCATAGTTCCATTGTCTGGCTGCCATAGCGCTCAATTTCCCTGATGTAGGTATCAAACTGGACCCTGGAAACGATATCGTTGTTGATATCATCGTTAAAGAGCTGGCTGATTTCCTGCATAACGGCCATGGCGTATTCTTTGTCGGTCATGTGCACCCTGATACGGAGGTGGTGTTCGGGGTCCTGGTACCGGAGAAAGAACCAGCTATCAATGATACCTTCATCTTTAAGATGTGCTACCAGTGGATAAATTTCCCTGGTAAGGAGCTTATCCAAAGATTTGGTACCGCAATAAATTTTAGCATACAGCCATTCGCTGCCGGGGGCAAAACTACGCTTCAGTGCAGCTTTCCCGGCCTGGCCAGGAATGGCTGGTTTGCTGTCTGTATATGTACTATTATAGAGAGGGACGACGATTTCATTGCAGTATGGCCCGCTATCGGAGGTGATGATCAGATGCTCATCTTCCACGAAAGTTTCATAGAGTACAATGTTCTCTTTCCTGAGTGCCTGCAGGAGCAGTTCCTGGGCAAGTGTGCAGGAAAGGTCGAGGAGGAGCTCATTGTCCCCTTCAGCGAGCAATACTTTTCCCGGGATGTTATGCTGTGTTATTAGCTGTTGTAAACGATCCTGATCGGTGCCGGTGCATGCGTGGAAGGCTGCTGTTGTCAGCCGCCACTGTGCCCTGCTCAGCACGATCTGTTGATAGCTTACCCTGGGAAGAAAAGCTGATTCCTGTAATATGTTCCAGTCCCAGCTGATGGCCAGTGCGTTTTGCTGGTGCTGGAGGTCGCAAAGGAATTTATATACAGGTAGTCCTATGCTGAAATTATGAGCACTGGTGAGTCGTGGTATTACTTCCTTGTTTTTGGACAGGGAAAACAGTACAATTCTTTCACCTTCCAGTTTTACGTAAAGGTCGCTGACAGGTATCTGGTGGTCGGTATCTACGGCGGAAGTACCCAGGAAGGGTATTTCATAGTCGTAGAGTTGGGGCCTGCGTAATACGTTACCGGTGCGTCCTTCGGGGAGGTGAATAATTTCTGCCAGAATTTTTTCGGGGTGTTGTGCTTTATCGAAGCTGGCTACCTTTTGCATGTTGGTGGCCAGTGTTTCGTTTACGGCGCCGAATCTGCCGAGTAGAGGCAGGCCGGAGACGCCGGAGCATGATTTCATGATGAACCTGAAATTGCCTTTATCCAGTTCTTCACCGGATGCAGCTACCAGGGTACCCATGAGGGCGGTGGTGGCAGGCATATTGGGGCGATGGTCAGGAAATGCCTGTTGAATCTCTTCATCAGTAAGCACTATTTCCTGGCAATGTTGCCTGGTGGCTTCAAGGAACTTTTTAAGTACAAACTGCCGATGCTGGTTCCAGACCATTTGGCGATGCGCTGCAGCGGCCGGAAGGATAAGATCATCGATCAGCGGGGTGTAGGAAGATTTATCACCGGCTACAATACCATAGCCGATACCGCTTTCACTGTCGAGCACCTGCATTAACGGCATGGCTCTGTTTTCATAACGTGCTGCAAATAGCTTCCGGAACGTTTTCAGGTCCTCAGGTTCTGCAGCAATATTGATAGGGGTTAACCGCTGAATGGCAGCAGTAATGGTTTCAATCGTTTGTTGATTTATACGATGATTTGGGGTTTGATGAAAGAGATCAACCTGGATCAGGTCTTTCCCTTTCATGCCGGGGCTAACTTTCTGAAGTAGTTCTCCGATAACATGGTACTGAGTTACATCTTTCTCATAAGCGAATAAATACTGCTGTGCTTCATTCAACAGATGCTGTAAATCGGCGTTGATACCCTTGCTTTTCAGTCTTTGTGATAGCGTGCTCAAATAATCGGGACCTGTTAACGTAGGATGAAAGGCCGATACGAGTATTTGGTTGTCCATCAACATGCTGATGAAGGTTTTGGCTTCATCAGCAGTGATGGATAGATCCGCGAGCGCAGCTATTAGCTGTTCAAGGGTAGCGCCATTACTGGCAGTTGTTAGGATTTTCTCGAGATAGATGTTATGGGAGAAACTACTCAGAAAATAATTTCTTTTATTGTCTTTTAACTGGTATTCGTAATATCTGTAGGAGTTACCGCTTCTATAAATGCTGCTGTTTGGAAGAAATACCATGATCGCGGCGATTTCTTCGTCCAGTAGTAATCCGTCTGCAATGGCTAAAATACAATGCATATCAGGATTGACCACTTTATAGAAAGCGTTCTCTGCTATTTTAAAACTAGTAGGGGCATTTTCAATACTTCCTACCGAGCAGCCTGCAAAAAGTCCATATGGCGTGCAACGGGCACACATTCTAAGAAGATACTTATATAGGGTGAGTATCAGTTTATATTCTTTTTGTGGTCGCAGGACTAAATTTCCTGCTAACCAGGGCATCAGCGATGAGTATAATTCCTGACTTGCCAGGTAAATAGCTTCCTGCAACAATGGCTGAGTGTAGATTTCTCTTATGTCTGCTGCCAGTTTTTCTACTTCATTTTTGTTTGTGGAATGAAGCGATTTTAAAGTGTTGTAGGATAAAAGCGGTAACCTGAGTAAATAAAAATCGAAAGACTTAACCTGCTGCATCAATACGCTTTCGTGCATGTCTTTTATTTGTACTACAAGGTGCTAACAACTTTAGCCATGTGAATATTTTTTCGACAAAAGTCATCGTTTACACGACGAAATACATCAGATTTTCAATATCCATTTCAGGCAATTTTGAGCATTTTGGTAACCTGATCCTTAAATCTGGAAAAACTGACTGGCTTAGGTAAATAGCCATGACGGCCTCCTAACGGGATATCCCCTAAACTGGCCAAAGGATAAGCGGTAACTACAATAAACCGGCAATCGGTATTTTTTAATAGCTGATTTAGTCCTGAGGTTTGTCGTCCGTAGATGTTAACGTCCAGCAAAATCAAATCAATTGCTCTTTCGTTTACCAATTCCATGACCGTATGTAACTGATCCGTAGCAATGACAAGCTCCATGTGTTCCATCTTGCTGAGGTAATTACTCAGCAATTCGCGCGCAAGGGGCTCGTCATCAACTATAGCACAACGATATGGCATTGTATACATCTGCGCTATCAGATAGTAGTTTTAGAAGGAATATCTGTCCAGGTATACCCTGTAGTTCCGGTAATATTAGTAGTTCGTCCGCTTTCAGATGATCTCTTTCCACTAAGATTGCTGATGGCACTTGCATCAGCTTTCGCTATAATTTCTTTCTGAAGTTGGAGGCCAGATACATTGCCATTGAGGGAAATTTGCTGTTTCATGGGAATTTAGGATGTTTAGTTCTAAACAAAAATGTCGATGTTACATCACAGCGCAATTTTTTTTAGACAAAATGTATCCTCTGCACGACAAATGTATCGTAACATCAAATATTCGGAAGGAGCTAGATAGGGTTATTCTTCTTCGCTGGCATCAGTGGCAATGCCCAGGCGTTTGTTCAGCTCGGATTTGT
The Chitinophaga sp. Cy-1792 genome window above contains:
- a CDS encoding lantibiotic dehydratase; this translates as MHESVLMQQVKSFDFYLLRLPLLSYNTLKSLHSTNKNEVEKLAADIREIYTQPLLQEAIYLASQELYSSLMPWLAGNLVLRPQKEYKLILTLYKYLLRMCARCTPYGLFAGCSVGSIENAPTSFKIAENAFYKVVNPDMHCILAIADGLLLDEEIAAIMVFLPNSSIYRSGNSYRYYEYQLKDNKRNYFLSSFSHNIYLEKILTTASNGATLEQLIAALADLSITADEAKTFISMLMDNQILVSAFHPTLTGPDYLSTLSQRLKSKGINADLQHLLNEAQQYLFAYEKDVTQYHVIGELLQKVSPGMKGKDLIQVDLFHQTPNHRINQQTIETITAAIQRLTPINIAAEPEDLKTFRKLFAARYENRAMPLMQVLDSESGIGYGIVAGDKSSYTPLIDDLILPAAAAHRQMVWNQHRQFVLKKFLEATRQHCQEIVLTDEEIQQAFPDHRPNMPATTALMGTLVAASGEELDKGNFRFIMKSCSGVSGLPLLGRFGAVNETLATNMQKVASFDKAQHPEKILAEIIHLPEGRTGNVLRRPQLYDYEIPFLGTSAVDTDHQIPVSDLYVKLEGERIVLFSLSKNKEVIPRLTSAHNFSIGLPVYKFLCDLQHQQNALAISWDWNILQESAFLPRVSYQQIVLSRAQWRLTTAAFHACTGTDQDRLQQLITQHNIPGKVLLAEGDNELLLDLSCTLAQELLLQALRKENIVLYETFVEDEHLIITSDSGPYCNEIVVPLYNSTYTDSKPAIPGQAGKAALKRSFAPGSEWLYAKIYCGTKSLDKLLTREIYPLVAHLKDEGIIDSWFFLRYQDPEHHLRIRVHMTDKEYAMAVMQEISQLFNDDINNDIVSRVQFDTYIREIERYGSQTMELCESIFHVNSELVLELLPHVQSGNQEFYRWIFAVKSVAVLLEAFGLTNLQKQHLLTTLQESFFREFNGDHTFQVQLNEKYRKHRAAIAGILDESASDFPLADVIYNNFKEQRQALDPLCTEIRIICSDPQSLKEQKLQRIIGDLVHMQLNRFFVANQRLHELVVYHSLAKHYSSVIAREQSKLIIEHTDLG
- a CDS encoding response regulator, with the translated sequence MYTMPYRCAIVDDEPLARELLSNYLSKMEHMELVIATDQLHTVMELVNERAIDLILLDVNIYGRQTSGLNQLLKNTDCRFIVVTAYPLASLGDIPLGGRHGYLPKPVSFSRFKDQVTKMLKIA